One stretch of Novosphingobium pentaromativorans US6-1 DNA includes these proteins:
- a CDS encoding class I SAM-dependent DNA methyltransferase, which yields MNAVEIEQAISELAELPFDRAEFPFAFLEAFGNKATTLKKLRSGASNASDLLGGVLQRSNIHIATCDVGAVDQALKALRESPKTAAAKAKFILATDGEDFQAEDLNTGETVACTFADFPNHFGLFLPLAGITTVKQIRESTFDIRATSRLNKLYVELLKDNPEWATAERRADMNHFMARLIFCFFAEDTDIFNGEGLFTRTIEQMSARDSSNTHEVISQIFQAMDTPTRHEGKLDERYRKAAGTPRWADVFPYVNGQLFSGNTDVPRFSRIARAYLIQIGNLNWKKINPDIFGSMIQAVADDEERGALGMHYTSVPNILKVLNPLFLDDLRAALEDAADNGRKLLNLRNRMAHIRVFDPACGSGNFLVIAYKQMREIEAEINVRRGDANRKSAIPLTNFRGIELRDFPAEIARLALIIAEFQCDVIYRGQKEALADFLPLDSQNWITNGNALRLDWLALCPPAGSGVRMQADDLFGTPLDQSEIDFENEGGETYICGNPPYIGDKYQTKEQKDDLRTFKSGKQEVRAVDYIAGWFWKASDYIRHGGRFAFVSTNSICQGVQVPLIWPKIFGNGQAIFFAHENFMWGNNAARNAQVTCIIVGVADAQERRKFIYSDAARKEVANINPYLSPGDTVIVARASEPISEVGVMFGGNIPRDQGNLLLSTDEMQALVNEYPQSKPLIRPIVGSAEFINGLRRYCLWISDEQAELAFSIPPIAERLSKIREYRLNGSERGRAGLDTPYKFERTIIGNRHTIVVPSVSSERREYLPCGLMPPDVRVSNLALAIYDAPLWNLSVVASRLHLVWVGAVCGKLETRYRYSNTMGWNTFPIPTTLTEQGKADLTRCAEDILLAREAHFPKTIAELYDPAKMPDNLRHAHERNDEVLERIYIGRKFRNDTERLEKLFELYTKMTGKKAA from the coding sequence ATGAATGCAGTTGAGATCGAACAGGCAATTTCGGAGTTAGCGGAGCTTCCCTTTGACCGGGCTGAGTTCCCGTTTGCGTTCCTTGAAGCATTTGGAAATAAAGCCACAACGCTCAAGAAGCTGCGTAGCGGGGCCTCAAACGCGTCCGATCTGCTGGGCGGCGTGCTTCAGCGTAGCAACATCCATATCGCCACCTGTGACGTCGGGGCCGTTGACCAGGCGCTCAAGGCGCTGCGCGAAAGTCCGAAGACCGCCGCGGCCAAGGCCAAGTTTATTCTTGCCACCGATGGAGAGGATTTCCAGGCGGAAGACCTCAATACCGGTGAAACGGTCGCCTGTACCTTTGCCGACTTCCCCAACCACTTCGGCCTGTTCCTGCCCCTTGCCGGCATTACGACCGTCAAGCAGATCCGCGAGAGTACGTTCGACATTCGGGCGACGAGCCGACTGAACAAGCTTTACGTCGAGCTGCTGAAGGACAACCCGGAGTGGGCGACGGCCGAGCGCCGGGCCGACATGAACCACTTCATGGCCCGGCTGATCTTCTGCTTCTTCGCCGAGGATACCGACATCTTCAACGGTGAGGGATTGTTCACCCGGACCATTGAGCAGATGAGCGCACGGGATTCGAGCAACACACACGAGGTCATCAGCCAGATCTTCCAGGCGATGGACACCCCCACGCGGCACGAAGGTAAGCTGGACGAGCGCTATCGCAAGGCAGCCGGTACGCCGCGCTGGGCGGACGTGTTCCCCTACGTCAATGGCCAGCTGTTCTCAGGCAACACGGATGTGCCGCGCTTCAGCCGGATCGCGAGGGCTTACCTGATCCAGATCGGCAACCTGAACTGGAAGAAGATCAATCCCGACATTTTCGGCAGCATGATCCAGGCGGTCGCCGACGACGAGGAGCGCGGCGCGCTAGGCATGCATTACACCAGCGTGCCCAACATCCTGAAGGTGCTGAACCCGCTGTTCCTCGACGACCTGCGGGCGGCGCTCGAAGACGCGGCCGACAATGGCCGCAAACTGCTCAATCTGCGCAACCGCATGGCGCACATCCGCGTGTTTGACCCGGCATGCGGATCGGGAAATTTCCTTGTCATTGCCTACAAGCAGATGCGGGAGATCGAGGCCGAGATCAACGTGCGCCGAGGCGACGCCAACCGGAAGTCGGCCATCCCCTTGACCAACTTCAGGGGTATCGAACTCCGTGATTTTCCGGCCGAGATCGCGCGCCTGGCCCTGATTATCGCCGAGTTCCAGTGCGACGTGATTTATCGAGGGCAGAAGGAGGCTCTGGCCGATTTTCTTCCTCTCGACAGCCAGAACTGGATCACGAACGGGAACGCGCTGCGACTTGATTGGCTGGCACTTTGTCCGCCGGCCGGGTCCGGGGTCCGTATGCAGGCCGATGACCTGTTTGGCACACCGTTGGATCAGTCTGAGATCGACTTCGAGAATGAAGGCGGCGAGACCTACATCTGCGGCAATCCCCCTTATATTGGGGACAAATACCAGACGAAGGAGCAGAAGGACGATCTCCGGACCTTTAAGTCCGGAAAGCAGGAGGTCCGCGCGGTCGACTATATAGCAGGCTGGTTTTGGAAGGCGTCAGACTACATCAGGCACGGAGGACGCTTTGCCTTCGTATCCACCAACTCCATCTGCCAAGGGGTTCAAGTGCCGCTGATCTGGCCTAAGATTTTCGGCAACGGACAGGCCATCTTTTTTGCGCACGAGAACTTTATGTGGGGCAACAACGCCGCCCGCAATGCGCAGGTCACCTGCATTATTGTTGGCGTCGCCGATGCCCAGGAACGGCGGAAATTCATCTATTCCGACGCGGCACGAAAGGAGGTTGCCAACATCAACCCCTACCTGTCGCCTGGCGACACCGTCATCGTGGCAAGGGCATCCGAGCCGATTTCAGAGGTTGGTGTGATGTTCGGGGGGAATATTCCGCGAGATCAGGGCAACCTCTTGCTCTCGACAGACGAGATGCAAGCGCTTGTGAATGAATACCCGCAGTCAAAGCCTCTGATTAGGCCGATCGTGGGCTCGGCCGAATTCATTAACGGCCTGCGGCGATACTGCCTCTGGATTTCGGACGAACAGGCCGAACTGGCTTTCTCAATTCCTCCGATCGCGGAACGGCTTTCAAAGATCCGGGAGTATCGGCTGAACGGTAGCGAACGCGGGCGCGCCGGTTTAGACACTCCCTACAAGTTCGAGCGGACGATTATCGGTAACAGGCACACCATCGTGGTGCCAAGCGTCTCTTCCGAACGTCGTGAATATTTGCCGTGTGGGTTGATGCCCCCGGACGTGCGGGTATCTAACCTGGCTCTCGCCATCTACGACGCGCCTCTCTGGAACCTTTCAGTTGTAGCCTCCCGGCTGCACCTCGTTTGGGTCGGCGCCGTCTGCGGAAAGTTGGAAACGCGTTACCGCTACTCCAATACCATGGGATGGAACACTTTCCCGATACCGACCACGTTGACTGAACAAGGCAAGGCCGACCTTACCCGCTGCGCGGAGGACATCCTTCTCGCGCGAGAGGCCCATTTCCCGAAGACGATTGCCGAACTCTACGATCCCGCGAAGATGCCCGACAACCTTCGACATGCACATGAGCGTAATGACGAAGTGCTGGAGCGGATCTATATTGGACGGAAGTTCCGTAACGACACCGAACGGCTCGAGAAGCTTTTCGAGCTCTATACCAAGATGACCGGCAAGAAGGCGGCCTGA
- a CDS encoding S24 family peptidase, with the protein MEDARKALDDLIQQRGCNYSSISRLLGRNAAYIQQYIRRGSPRQLDEQDRSVLARFFGVDEKILGAPERRSGPVVELVHVPVLDVEASAGHGALAEMESKCAQFGFDEKWLRRLTASKATSLSIIAVHGDSMEPTLHDGDEVMVDLNDGQSRLRDGIYVLRMDDMLSVKRVAIEPQGKRVSVLSDNPAYPSWRGLEKRTINIVGRVLWFGRALR; encoded by the coding sequence ATGGAAGATGCACGCAAAGCCCTGGACGATCTGATCCAGCAACGAGGATGTAATTACTCCTCGATCTCCCGCCTTCTCGGACGCAACGCGGCCTACATCCAGCAATACATCCGCCGTGGCAGTCCCCGGCAACTGGACGAGCAGGACCGCTCCGTGCTCGCCCGCTTCTTCGGAGTAGACGAGAAGATCCTCGGTGCGCCCGAACGGCGATCCGGCCCGGTCGTCGAACTGGTCCATGTCCCGGTTCTCGATGTCGAAGCCTCGGCAGGGCACGGCGCTTTGGCCGAAATGGAATCCAAATGCGCCCAGTTCGGGTTCGACGAGAAGTGGCTGCGCCGTCTGACAGCAAGCAAGGCGACGAGCCTTTCGATCATCGCCGTGCACGGGGACTCGATGGAGCCAACGCTGCATGACGGTGATGAAGTCATGGTCGATCTCAACGATGGGCAGTCGCGGCTGCGCGACGGGATCTATGTGCTGCGCATGGATGACATGCTCAGCGTCAAGCGGGTGGCAATCGAGCCACAAGGCAAACGGGTCTCTGTGCTCAGCGACAATCCGGCCTATCCCAGCTGGCGTGGCCTGGAGAAGCGGACGATCAATATCGTCGGCCGCGTGCTTTGGTTCGGCCGCGCGCTTCGCTAG
- a CDS encoding thermonuclease family protein: protein MLAFLAASIVAAGQTFTCTPTHVWDGDGPIWCAEGPHVRIAGIAAREMDGTCRTNQPCPDASAIEARDALVDLLGGPRGTISTGHVVVRGPRLTCRSEGSAGGNRTAAWCRLRNGADLSCSMIQTRTVLRWDRYWKGPACR from the coding sequence ATGCTTGCCTTCCTCGCTGCCTCGATCGTCGCCGCCGGCCAGACCTTTACCTGCACGCCCACGCATGTGTGGGATGGCGACGGGCCCATATGGTGCGCCGAAGGCCCCCATGTCCGCATTGCAGGAATCGCCGCACGCGAAATGGACGGGACATGCCGGACCAATCAGCCATGTCCCGACGCGTCGGCTATCGAAGCGCGTGACGCTCTCGTCGATCTTCTTGGCGGCCCTCGCGGGACCATCTCGACAGGGCACGTCGTGGTTCGCGGACCGAGATTGACGTGCCGGTCGGAAGGATCGGCAGGCGGCAACCGGACGGCTGCCTGGTGCCGATTGCGGAACGGAGCCGATCTCTCCTGCTCGATGATCCAGACACGCACAGTGCTGCGTTGGGATCGCTACTGGAAAGGGCCTGCATGCCGCTAG
- a CDS encoding DUF5818 domain-containing protein — translation MPLGPELCLTGRLAEGPFGLELHSGGGVWELDTGRGARRLLGREVEVCGRRAGFNELICDQIWPAGQPRPPRSKFNIELLLACGVVGYGLIAFFLGLVGRLG, via the coding sequence ATGCCGCTAGGCCCGGAACTCTGTCTGACAGGCCGTCTTGCCGAAGGCCCCTTCGGACTTGAACTGCATTCGGGCGGCGGGGTGTGGGAGCTCGACACCGGGCGTGGAGCACGTCGGTTGCTCGGACGCGAAGTGGAAGTCTGCGGACGCCGCGCCGGGTTCAACGAGCTCATCTGCGATCAGATCTGGCCAGCAGGACAACCCCGCCCTCCCCGCTCCAAATTCAATATTGAACTTCTCCTGGCGTGCGGTGTCGTGGGCTACGGTTTGATAGCGTTCTTCCTCGGCCTTGTTGGACGTCTCGGCTGA
- a CDS encoding DUF6961 family protein, producing MLSDWELWACANQVLKTHGENAPLHVAEQIGALALATDEAGIATWKAIAKRVAELMGKDRPTRLQ from the coding sequence ATGCTGAGCGATTGGGAACTCTGGGCCTGTGCCAACCAGGTCCTGAAGACCCATGGTGAGAATGCACCGCTTCATGTCGCCGAGCAGATCGGCGCGCTCGCGCTGGCAACGGACGAGGCGGGCATCGCCACTTGGAAAGCCATCGCCAAACGCGTTGCAGAGCTGATGGGGAAGGATCGCCCGACGCGCCTGCAATAA
- the mobF gene encoding MobF family relaxase, whose amino-acid sequence MLSVANVRTAGGAANYFAADNYYTRADAERSGHWLGKGAENLGLRGGIEASQFEAVLKGKLPDGSRVGSDNRAHRAGTDLTFSMPKSWSILALVGGDRRILDAYGAAVRETLAWAEKNLAETRMEVRGKERVVATRNLVIGLFQHDTNRNQEPNAHFHAVIANVTQGPDGKWRALRNDKIWEHNTLLNAMTMARFRLAVEKLGYQVGEYGKHGNFEAVGVPKPVRDAFSSRRAEILDKLSTMEGKGLAARNAANLMTRADKGPVADRQALVNQWREAAAKLGFDPRLVISQANARAATDIGSVSGIGNSVRSIGQRARLLAATFAERLGLRQGDPLVPRDLGRRTPEQIAAVHAVASAIRHLGEREAAFSRTEIYRSALGFALPTTLTDIEHRVDQLLRQGHLQKGKGADRNLVTTRDAIGLEQRIIAAIESGRGHGTAVVEADVAGERLQALSQLKYGLTLNPGQERAGRLLLASHNRIVAIQGVAGAGKSTVLKPVADILRGEGKSALGLAVQNTLVQMLERDTGIPSMTVARFLRQHQGLLEGADQARLAEARASLCGTVVLLDEASMVGNADKEKLVRLANLLQLDRFASIGDRKQLGAVDAGKPFDVMQRAGVETAIMNTNLRARDKALREAQYAAQGGHIDEALRHLGPHVVASGNTAAVDAAAAWLSLSPAEREVTAIYASGRNLRGQVNEAVQIGLKANGELGPGSLGLTVLSRVNLTREEMRYSRSYAAGMVLEVDRRQRGQGLQKGRYDVVETDPTRERVMLQNERGKRFEFRPSQMRPQGEQDPLRLFEVRPLEIHDGDRIRWTATDHKRGLLNADQARIVAVDAKGVMVKTSLGAEHRLGLDDPMLERLDLAYALNAHMAQGLTSDRGIAVMDSRERNLANQQTFLVTITRLRDGLTLFVDNAGKLEAAVERNPGMKRSALETVNQLRDAAAMGQAKGKAPDRSQEPAREPPELDRSLTKPFEIGI is encoded by the coding sequence ATGCTCTCTGTAGCCAATGTCCGCACCGCTGGCGGCGCTGCCAACTACTTTGCCGCCGACAATTACTATACCCGCGCTGATGCCGAGAGATCTGGTCATTGGCTTGGCAAGGGTGCGGAGAATCTTGGACTGCGAGGCGGAATCGAAGCCTCGCAATTTGAGGCCGTACTCAAGGGCAAGCTGCCCGATGGCAGCCGTGTCGGGAGCGATAACCGGGCGCATCGCGCCGGCACCGATCTCACATTTTCGATGCCCAAGAGCTGGTCCATCCTTGCCCTCGTCGGCGGCGACAGGCGTATCCTCGATGCCTATGGCGCTGCCGTTCGCGAGACGCTGGCCTGGGCTGAGAAGAATCTCGCCGAAACCCGCATGGAGGTCCGAGGCAAGGAACGGGTGGTCGCGACGCGCAATCTCGTGATCGGGCTTTTCCAGCACGATACGAACCGCAATCAGGAGCCCAACGCGCACTTTCACGCGGTGATTGCCAATGTCACCCAGGGACCCGATGGCAAATGGCGAGCGCTGAGAAATGACAAGATCTGGGAGCACAACACGCTGCTCAACGCCATGACCATGGCGCGCTTCCGCTTGGCGGTAGAAAAGCTCGGATACCAGGTTGGCGAATACGGCAAGCATGGCAATTTCGAAGCGGTGGGCGTTCCCAAACCCGTTCGTGATGCCTTCAGTTCGCGCCGTGCCGAGATCCTCGACAAGCTTTCGACGATGGAAGGCAAGGGCCTCGCGGCGCGCAACGCGGCCAATCTGATGACCCGGGCGGACAAAGGGCCGGTGGCAGACCGCCAGGCTCTCGTGAACCAATGGCGCGAGGCAGCAGCAAAGTTGGGCTTTGATCCGAGGCTTGTCATTTCACAGGCCAATGCACGGGCCGCCACCGACATTGGCTCCGTCTCCGGAATTGGAAATTCGGTCCGATCGATCGGCCAGCGCGCGCGCCTTCTGGCTGCGACCTTTGCGGAGCGTCTGGGGCTACGTCAGGGCGACCCGCTTGTGCCTCGCGACTTGGGGCGCCGGACGCCCGAACAGATCGCGGCCGTTCATGCTGTCGCATCGGCAATCCGGCATTTGGGCGAGCGCGAGGCGGCCTTCTCGCGGACCGAGATTTATCGCTCAGCGCTTGGCTTTGCCTTGCCCACCACGCTCACCGACATCGAACACCGCGTCGACCAATTGCTGCGTCAAGGCCACCTGCAAAAAGGCAAGGGTGCAGATCGCAATCTTGTCACAACTCGCGATGCGATTGGGCTCGAGCAGCGCATCATTGCGGCCATCGAAAGCGGGCGGGGACATGGGACTGCGGTGGTCGAAGCCGATGTGGCCGGAGAGCGCCTGCAGGCTCTCTCCCAGCTCAAATACGGCCTGACCTTGAACCCTGGGCAGGAGCGGGCAGGGCGCCTGCTTCTCGCCTCGCACAACCGAATTGTCGCCATTCAGGGTGTGGCGGGCGCTGGCAAGAGTACCGTTCTCAAGCCCGTTGCTGACATCTTGCGCGGGGAAGGCAAGTCCGCACTCGGGCTCGCGGTCCAGAACACGCTCGTGCAGATGCTTGAACGTGACACCGGCATTCCCTCGATGACAGTCGCGCGCTTCTTGCGCCAACATCAGGGCCTTCTGGAAGGAGCAGACCAGGCGAGGCTTGCCGAGGCACGCGCGTCTTTGTGCGGCACCGTGGTGCTACTCGACGAAGCCTCGATGGTCGGCAATGCCGACAAGGAAAAGCTCGTGCGCCTCGCCAACCTGCTCCAGCTAGACCGCTTCGCCAGCATCGGGGACAGGAAGCAATTGGGCGCTGTCGATGCGGGCAAACCCTTTGACGTCATGCAGCGGGCAGGCGTCGAAACCGCCATCATGAACACCAATCTCCGGGCCCGCGATAAGGCGCTGCGCGAAGCTCAATATGCAGCGCAAGGTGGACATATCGACGAGGCCTTGCGCCATCTTGGCCCGCATGTCGTCGCGTCGGGAAATACAGCTGCCGTCGACGCCGCGGCGGCCTGGCTATCGCTTTCGCCTGCAGAGCGGGAGGTGACCGCTATCTATGCTTCGGGTCGCAACTTGCGCGGACAGGTGAATGAAGCCGTCCAGATCGGGCTCAAGGCCAATGGCGAATTGGGACCGGGTTCCTTGGGTCTCACTGTGCTGTCGCGCGTCAATCTGACGCGTGAGGAAATGCGCTATTCGCGCAGCTATGCGGCCGGCATGGTGCTCGAAGTCGACCGCCGGCAAAGGGGGCAGGGGCTGCAGAAGGGCCGCTATGACGTGGTCGAAACCGATCCGACCCGCGAACGCGTGATGCTGCAGAACGAGCGGGGCAAGCGCTTTGAATTCCGGCCGAGCCAGATGCGACCGCAAGGTGAGCAGGATCCGCTGCGTCTGTTTGAGGTTCGCCCACTAGAAATCCACGATGGTGACCGCATTCGCTGGACGGCGACGGATCACAAGCGCGGACTGCTCAACGCCGATCAGGCGCGCATCGTGGCGGTTGATGCGAAGGGCGTCATGGTGAAAACCTCCCTTGGCGCCGAACACCGGCTGGGGCTGGACGACCCCATGCTCGAGCGTCTTGACCTCGCCTACGCGCTCAACGCGCACATGGCGCAGGGCCTGACCTCCGACCGCGGGATTGCCGTCATGGACAGCCGCGAACGCAATCTTGCCAACCAGCAGACATTCCTCGTGACGATAACCCGTCTGCGCGATGGTCTGACCCTGTTTGTCGACAATGCGGGCAAGCTCGAAGCAGCTGTTGAGCGCAATCCGGGAATGAAACGCTCGGCGCTCGAAACGGTCAATCAGCTGCGGGATGCGGCAGCAATGGGCCAGGCGAAGGGCAAGGCGCCTGATCGTTCGCAAGAACCGGCCCGCGAGCCGCCCGAACTCGATCGCTCGCTCACCAAGCCCTTCGAAATCGGGATCTGA